The nucleotide sequence ATGATTTATCCATATATTACCCCGATGAAGAACAATTATATACCCATAAATTTCCTTATCAGATCCTCCCTTTTCATTAGCTTGAGTGCATCTCTGATAAGTCTTCTATTTCCTGGATTACGGTACTGGATCAGTGCCCGGTGCATCTTTCTCTCACGAAATGTCTTTGCTACATAAATCTTCTCTCCGGTAAAAGGATGTTTTTCAATATAATAGATACACCCGGACAGGGTAAGTGGCAAGGGCATAAAATCCTGTATCTGTTCAGGATGGATTTTTCTTCCTATGAGATAGAGTGAAAGTGCCAATGTGTGCTCTAATGCTGAGCCTGGATGAGAACTGATAAAATAGTTAACCAGATACTGGTCTTTATTGAGTTTTTTATTTATTTCTTTAAATTTCCTTACAAATGTTTCATAAACATTAAAATCGGGTTTATTCATAATTCGTAAAACACTGTCCACACTGTGTTCAGGGGCAACCTTCATCTGGCCGCTTATGTGGTATTTACATATATGCTCCAGATAGTCCATGTGTGCCTTTTCTATGAGTAAGTCATATCTGAACCCACTCTCTATAAACATGTGTCTCACCCTGGGTAATGTGAGGATTGTTTTATAGAGTTCTATGCTTTTTCTGTAGCCTAACTTCAGCATTTCACATTTCTTTGGGATAAGGCATTGTTTATCCTGGCAGAACCCCTTTTTGTCCCATAAAGGACATTTTGCCATGTAGAGATTTGCTGTGGGGCCTCCTACATCGGTGATCGTTCCTTTAAAGTCTTTCATTTCAGAGACCAGTTTTGCTTCTTTTATAATAGATTCCTTACTCCTTGACTGAACGATCCTACCTTGGTGCATGGACAGGGAGCAGAAACTGCATTCCCCGCAACATCCCCTGTGGGAGATGATCGAAAATTTTACGGTTTTAAAGCCAGGAACACCACCTTTTTTGTCATAAGCGGGGTGCCAGCCCCTCATATA is from Pseudomonadota bacterium and encodes:
- a CDS encoding YgiQ family radical SAM protein, whose product is MDFLPFTKKDLERRGWDYLDVILVTGDAYVDHPSYGTAIIGRVLENAHYRVGIISQPDWTSINDFIQLGKPHLFFGITAGNLDSMVANYTAHKKPRRRDDYSPDGKPGLRPDRAIIVYANRVREAFNDVCIVIGGIEASLRRFAHYDWWDNGVRKSILLDSRADILVYGMGEKQIVEITRRLKQGIDLAGIRGTAIVRKDIVFLKDYIEIPSYDEVKKDKEKFNEAFKSIYLNQDPLKGKTLVQKHDTRSVIQFPPQIPLTTHELDNIYELPYMRGWHPAYDKKGGVPGFKTVKFSIISHRGCCGECSFCSLSMHQGRIVQSRSKESIIKEAKLVSEMKDFKGTITDVGGPTANLYMAKCPLWDKKGFCQDKQCLIPKKCEMLKLGYRKSIELYKTILTLPRVRHMFIESGFRYDLLIEKAHMDYLEHICKYHISGQMKVAPEHSVDSVLRIMNKPDFNVYETFVRKFKEINKKLNKDQYLVNYFISSHPGSALEHTLALSLYLIGRKIHPEQIQDFMPLPLTLSGCIYYIEKHPFTGEKIYVAKTFRERKMHRALIQYRNPGNRRLIRDALKLMKREDLIRKFMGI